Proteins encoded together in one Anopheles darlingi chromosome 3, idAnoDarlMG_H_01, whole genome shotgun sequence window:
- the LOC125954200 gene encoding protein FRA10AC1 homolog codes for MYHRNLAHLNPYELHKHLINEYILKKPGAAKELFQRDTSRDKTDHDVVRENHRFLWHSEPVDTWEKQLAKKYYDKLIKEYCIADFSRYKENKVALRWRIEQEVVNGKGQFRCGNRSCEEPNGLRSWEVNFGYLEHGQKKNALVKLRLCPKCSDKLNYHSKKREVKRMKKRERRVKATKHKPRAGPSSECSVERIEPEDEPTTEAPSEEPTGSQDHAENITSSEPQNFESNWTKGPEAEEKTREEEFDEYLEDLLL; via the exons ATGTATCACCGAAATCTTGCTCACCTGAACCCCTACGAACTGCACAAGCATCTGATCAATGAGTACATCCTCAAGAAACCGGGGGCGGCCAAGGAGCTGTTCCAACGGGACACATCTCGGGACAAAACGGATCACGATGTCGTGCGCGAGAACCACCGGTTTCTGTGGCACAGTGAACCCGTCGATACCTGGGAGAAACAGCTAGCCAAGAAGTATTACGATAAACTGATCAAGGAGTACTGCATTGCCGATTTCAGCCGCTACAAGGAGAACAAG GTTGCGCTACGCTGGAGAATCGAACAGGAGGTGGTGAATGGCAAGGGACAGTTCCGCTGTGGCAACCGGAGCTGCGAAGAACCGAACGGACTGCGCAGTTGGGAGGTAAACTTTGGGTACCTTGAGCATGGCCAGAAGAAGAATGCATTGGTGAAACTAC GTCTTTGTCCAAAGTGTTCAGATAAGCTGAACTATCACTCGAAAAAGCGAGAAGTGAAACGAATGAAGAAACGCGAACGAAGAGTGAAAGCTACTAAACATAAGCCAAGGGCTGGGCCTTCTAGTGAATGTTCCGTAGAAAGGATCGAGCCGGAAGACGAACCCACAACAGAAGCACCGAGTGAAGAGCCAACAGGCAGTCAAGATCATGCAGAGAATATCACATCGAGCGAACCACAGAACTTCGAAAGCAACTGGACAAAGG GTCCTGAGGCCGAGGAAAAAACGCGCGAAGAAGAATTCGATGAGTACTTGGAAGATCTGCTACTATAA
- the LOC125954202 gene encoding zinc finger protein 239-like — protein sequence MQRERDEDDEDDWEISDISEDSVGFEEELELLEAQLQKEVLANAVPGPGNYDAVILESAKGPTVRYSEPELPQYKCDSCTKTFHELKHLVRHIETHNRWRFRCELCGAYLKTQASLHKHQQRHGVEKRYQCETCWKGFSTSDDLQVHRKLHQKPNPRYRCEVCGKDFGRVYTLRDHMKLHEPEPEHQCERCWKVFPKRRQLLLHARTHLVQDSLDSALPGNAGA from the exons ATGCAACGAGAAcgcgacgaggatgatgaagacgaTTGGGAGATAAGCGATATTTCTGAAGATAGCGTGGGATTCGAAGAGGAACTGGAACTGCTGGAAGCTCAGCTTCAAAAGGAG GTCCTTGCGAATGCTGTTCCAGGTCCGGGGAATTATGATGCCGTTATCCTGGAAAGTGCCAAGGGTCCAACCGTTCGCTACTCGGAACCGGAGCTACCGCAGTATAAATGTGATTCCTGCACGAAAACATTCCATGAGCTGAAACATCTCGTCCGACACATCGAGACGCACAACCGGTGGCGTTTCCGGTGTGAGCTATGCGGGGCGTACCTGAAAACGCAGGCAAGTCTGCACAAGCATCAACAACGGCATGGTGTCGAAAAGCGGTACCAGTGTGAGACATGCTGGAAAGGATTCAGCACCAGCGACGATCTGCAGGTGCACCGGAAGCTGCACCAAAAGCCAAACCCGCGCTACCGGTGTGAGGTGTGCGGCAAGGATTTTGGTCGCGTCTACACGCTACGGGACCATATGAAATTGCAcgagccggaaccggagcacCAGTGCGAACGTTGTTGGAAGGTATTCCCGAAAAGGagacaactgctgctgcacgcaaGGACACATCTTGTGCAGGATTCCCTAGATTCAGCGTTGCCAGGAAATGCTGGTGCGTGA
- the LOC125954198 gene encoding zinc finger C4H2 domain-containing protein isoform X3 encodes MSAVDERTIYAKLEAMKDIRSKTLQLEKLKLKIVREVENGDAEEKCLSEYRRELELLMQEKMSHVEELRQIHADINAMETVIKQAEENRIRSINMANRIHEEYVPLKTEVDTMRREYLGLERLPELHEEEGTTISSDRFQNYYATNKPLTTPSATFARPPLSAHHPLPPDAPATSLPPSAPPGFLPPPPVAMRINKPPELPTNRLQQPPSTIGIGHPTFRQQPPPMKSCLSCHQQIHRNAPICPLCKAKSRSRNPKKPKKKDH; translated from the exons ATGAGTGCGGTCGACGAGAGGACGATCTATGCGAAGCTGGAGGCGATGAAGGATATAAG ATCCAAAACGCTACAGCTGGAAAAGTTGAAGCTGAAAATTGTTCGTGAGGTCGAGAATGGTGATGCTGAGGAAAAGTGCTTGTCGGAGTACCGCCGGGAACTGGAGCTGCTGATGCAGGAGAAGATGAGCCATGTGGAGGAACTCCGCCAGATTCATGCAGACATTAATGCG ATGGAAACGGTTATCAAACAGGCGGAGGAGAACCGGATTCGTTCGATCAACATGGCCAACCGCATCCACGAAGAGTATGTACCCCTGAAAACGGAGGTAGACACTATGCGCCGTGAGTATCTCGGCTTGGAGCGACTACCGGAGCTTCACGAAGAGGAGGGAACCACCATTTCGTCGGA TCGTTTTCAGAATTATTATGCCACAAATAAGCCACTGACGACACCGAGTGCCACGTTCGCACGACCACCGCTATCCGCGCATCATCCACTTCCACCGGATGCACCTGCCACATCGTTGCCTCCGTCGGCACCACCCGGATTCTTGCCTCCACCCCCCGTTGCAATGCGCATCAACAAACCGCCTGAactgccaaccaaccggctACAGCAGCCTCCATCGACGATCGGCATTGGTCATCCGACATTCAG ACAGCAACCGCCGCCGATGAAATCTTGCCTATCGTGTCATCAGCAGATCCACCGGAACGCACCCATCTGTCCGCTGTGCAAGGCCAAGAGTCGTTCGCGGAATCCGAAAAAGCCCAAAAAGAAGGACCACTAA
- the LOC125954198 gene encoding zinc finger C4H2 domain-containing protein isoform X1, which translates to MSAVDERTIYAKLEAMKDIRSKTLQLEKLKLKIVREVENGDAEEKCLSEYRRELELLMQEKMSHVEELRQIHADINAMETVIKQAEENRIRSINMANRIHEEYVPLKTEVDTMRREYLGLERLPELHEEEGTTISSDRFQNYYATNKPLTTPSATFARPPLSAHHPLPPDAPATSLPPSAPPGFLPPPPVAMRINKPPELPTNRLQQPPSTIGIGHPTFRSDFNVNLSRQQPPPMKSCLSCHQQIHRNAPICPLCKAKSRSRNPKKPKKKDH; encoded by the exons ATGAGTGCGGTCGACGAGAGGACGATCTATGCGAAGCTGGAGGCGATGAAGGATATAAG ATCCAAAACGCTACAGCTGGAAAAGTTGAAGCTGAAAATTGTTCGTGAGGTCGAGAATGGTGATGCTGAGGAAAAGTGCTTGTCGGAGTACCGCCGGGAACTGGAGCTGCTGATGCAGGAGAAGATGAGCCATGTGGAGGAACTCCGCCAGATTCATGCAGACATTAATGCG ATGGAAACGGTTATCAAACAGGCGGAGGAGAACCGGATTCGTTCGATCAACATGGCCAACCGCATCCACGAAGAGTATGTACCCCTGAAAACGGAGGTAGACACTATGCGCCGTGAGTATCTCGGCTTGGAGCGACTACCGGAGCTTCACGAAGAGGAGGGAACCACCATTTCGTCGGA TCGTTTTCAGAATTATTATGCCACAAATAAGCCACTGACGACACCGAGTGCCACGTTCGCACGACCACCGCTATCCGCGCATCATCCACTTCCACCGGATGCACCTGCCACATCGTTGCCTCCGTCGGCACCACCCGGATTCTTGCCTCCACCCCCCGTTGCAATGCGCATCAACAAACCGCCTGAactgccaaccaaccggctACAGCAGCCTCCATCGACGATCGGCATTGGTCATCCGACATTCAGGTCTGATTTCAATGTGAATTTAAG CAGACAGCAACCGCCGCCGATGAAATCTTGCCTATCGTGTCATCAGCAGATCCACCGGAACGCACCCATCTGTCCGCTGTGCAAGGCCAAGAGTCGTTCGCGGAATCCGAAAAAGCCCAAAAAGAAGGACCACTAA
- the LOC125954198 gene encoding zinc finger C4H2 domain-containing protein isoform X2 — protein MSAVDERTIYAKLEAMKDIRSKTLQLEKLKLKIVREVENGDAEEKCLSEYRRELELLMQEKMSHVEELRQIHADINAMETVIKQAEENRIRSINMANRIHEEYVPLKTEVDTMRREYLGLERLPELHEEEGTTISSDRFQNYYATNKPLTTPSATFARPPLSAHHPLPPDAPATSLPPSAPPGFLPPPPVAMRINKPPELPTNRLQQPPSTIGIGHPTFRSDFNVNLRQQPPPMKSCLSCHQQIHRNAPICPLCKAKSRSRNPKKPKKKDH, from the exons ATGAGTGCGGTCGACGAGAGGACGATCTATGCGAAGCTGGAGGCGATGAAGGATATAAG ATCCAAAACGCTACAGCTGGAAAAGTTGAAGCTGAAAATTGTTCGTGAGGTCGAGAATGGTGATGCTGAGGAAAAGTGCTTGTCGGAGTACCGCCGGGAACTGGAGCTGCTGATGCAGGAGAAGATGAGCCATGTGGAGGAACTCCGCCAGATTCATGCAGACATTAATGCG ATGGAAACGGTTATCAAACAGGCGGAGGAGAACCGGATTCGTTCGATCAACATGGCCAACCGCATCCACGAAGAGTATGTACCCCTGAAAACGGAGGTAGACACTATGCGCCGTGAGTATCTCGGCTTGGAGCGACTACCGGAGCTTCACGAAGAGGAGGGAACCACCATTTCGTCGGA TCGTTTTCAGAATTATTATGCCACAAATAAGCCACTGACGACACCGAGTGCCACGTTCGCACGACCACCGCTATCCGCGCATCATCCACTTCCACCGGATGCACCTGCCACATCGTTGCCTCCGTCGGCACCACCCGGATTCTTGCCTCCACCCCCCGTTGCAATGCGCATCAACAAACCGCCTGAactgccaaccaaccggctACAGCAGCCTCCATCGACGATCGGCATTGGTCATCCGACATTCAGGTCTGATTTCAATGTGAATTTAAG ACAGCAACCGCCGCCGATGAAATCTTGCCTATCGTGTCATCAGCAGATCCACCGGAACGCACCCATCTGTCCGCTGTGCAAGGCCAAGAGTCGTTCGCGGAATCCGAAAAAGCCCAAAAAGAAGGACCACTAA